The Thermoanaerobacterium sp. PSU-2 genome window below encodes:
- the rplF gene encoding 50S ribosomal protein L6, which translates to MSRIGKQPVEIPKDVTVTVNNNHVVVKGPKGTLERDFPNLVNIAVEDNKVIVTRSSDDKEARAMHGTTRALIQNMVKGVSTGYEKSLEIVGVGYRVAKQGKKIVLTVGYSHPVEIEEEPGIEFVVDGTNKITVKGIDKQRVGEVAANIRKVRQPDAYKGKGIRYVGEYVRLKEGKTGKK; encoded by the coding sequence GTGTCTAGAATAGGAAAACAACCAGTTGAAATACCGAAAGATGTAACAGTTACAGTAAACAACAATCACGTTGTGGTGAAAGGACCGAAAGGTACTCTTGAAAGAGATTTTCCGAATTTGGTTAATATAGCTGTCGAAGATAATAAAGTAATAGTAACGAGAAGCAGCGATGACAAAGAAGCAAGAGCTATGCATGGTACGACAAGAGCATTGATTCAGAACATGGTAAAAGGCGTTAGCACAGGTTATGAGAAAAGCCTCGAGATCGTCGGAGTAGGTTATCGTGTTGCAAAGCAAGGGAAAAAGATAGTCTTAACTGTTGGATACTCACATCCTGTGGAAATTGAAGAAGAGCCAGGCATAGAGTTCGTTGTTGATGGAACAAATAAGATAACGGTAAAAGGCATTGATAAACAAAGAGTTGGTGAAGTGGCTGCAAACATAAGAAAGGTAAGACAGCCAGATGCATACAAAGGAAAAGGCATAAGGTATGTTGGCGAATATGTAAGGCTTAAAGAAGGCAAAACAGGTAAGAAGTAA
- the rpsH gene encoding 30S ribosomal protein S8, with protein MEMTDPIADMLTRIRNANTVRHETVEIPASNTKRAIAMIMLREGFIKAVEEIDDGKQGILKITLKYGPNKERVISGLKRISKPGLRVYAKSNEIPRVLGGLGMAIISTSKGIMTDKEAKKEGVGGEVLCYIW; from the coding sequence ATTGAAATGACAGATCCAATCGCAGATATGCTTACACGTATAAGGAATGCAAACACAGTCAGACATGAAACAGTTGAAATACCAGCATCAAACACAAAAAGAGCGATAGCAATGATAATGCTTCGCGAAGGGTTCATTAAAGCAGTTGAGGAAATAGATGATGGTAAACAAGGTATATTAAAGATTACACTTAAATACGGACCAAATAAAGAAAGAGTAATATCAGGGCTTAAAAGGATAAGCAAACCGGGTTTAAGAGTTTATGCAAAAAGCAATGAAATTCCAAGAGTCTTAGGTGGTCTTGGTATGGCTATAATATCAACATCAAAAGGCATAATGACAGATAAAGAAGCTAAAAAAGAGGGTGTCGGAGGAGAAGTTCTCTGCTATATCTGGTAA
- a CDS encoding type Z 30S ribosomal protein S14, which yields MARKALILKQKKTPKFSTRAYNRCKICGRPHAYIRKYGICRVCFREYAHQGIIPGVKKASW from the coding sequence ATGGCCAGAAAGGCATTGATATTGAAGCAAAAAAAGACCCCTAAATTTAGTACAAGAGCTTACAACAGGTGTAAAATTTGTGGACGTCCACATGCATATATAAGAAAATATGGAATATGCCGTGTTTGCTTTAGAGAATATGCTCATCAAGGCATTATTCCAGGCGTAAAAAAGGCAAGCTGGTAA
- the rplE gene encoding 50S ribosomal protein L5 codes for MARLRDKYVNEVVPALMEKYSYKNIMQVPKLEKIVLNIGLGEARENPKAIEAASNDLAVITGQKPVVTRAKKSIANFKIRAGMPIGVKVTLRGERMYEFADKLFNVALPRVRDFRGLPTKSFDGRGNYSFGIKEQLIFPEIDYDKIDKVRGMDIIFVTTAKNDEEARTLLELMGMPFAK; via the coding sequence ATGGCAAGGCTTAGAGATAAATATGTAAATGAAGTAGTACCTGCTCTTATGGAGAAGTATTCTTACAAAAATATAATGCAAGTGCCGAAATTGGAGAAGATAGTTTTAAATATAGGACTTGGTGAAGCAAGAGAAAATCCTAAAGCGATTGAAGCAGCTTCAAATGATTTGGCTGTAATAACAGGACAGAAGCCTGTGGTTACAAGAGCGAAAAAGTCAATAGCTAATTTTAAAATTCGTGCAGGCATGCCAATAGGTGTTAAAGTCACTTTAAGAGGCGAAAGAATGTATGAATTTGCAGATAAGCTGTTTAATGTAGCACTGCCAAGAGTTAGAGATTTCAGAGGACTTCCTACAAAATCTTTTGATGGTAGAGGAAATTACTCATTCGGAATAAAAGAGCAGCTTATATTCCCTGAGATAGATTATGACAAGATTGATAAGGTTAGAGGAATGGATATAATTTTTGTGACAACAGCAAAGAATGATGAAGAAGCGAGAACACTCTTGGAGCTTATGGGAATGCCGTTTGCTAAGTAA
- the rplX gene encoding 50S ribosomal protein L24, giving the protein MERKKLHVKTGDIVTVISGKDKGKKGKVLKALPKEGKVLVEGVNVVTKHKRARSPQDQGGIIHQEAPIFASKVMLYCNNCGKGVRYGVKILADGEKIRYCKKCGETL; this is encoded by the coding sequence TTGGAGAGAAAAAAACTTCACGTCAAAACAGGTGATATAGTCACAGTAATATCTGGGAAAGATAAAGGGAAAAAAGGCAAAGTTCTTAAAGCATTGCCAAAAGAAGGCAAGGTTTTAGTTGAAGGTGTAAATGTAGTAACAAAGCATAAAAGAGCAAGAAGTCCACAGGATCAAGGTGGAATAATACATCAAGAAGCACCTATCTTTGCATCTAAAGTTATGTTATACTGCAATAATTGCGGCAAAGGAGTCAGATATGGTGTTAAAATTCTTGCCGATGGTGAGAAGATAAGATACTGCAAAAAGTGTGGAGAGACATTGTAA
- the rplN gene encoding 50S ribosomal protein L14 — MIQPQTILKVADNTGAKEIMCIHLMGGSTRKFSNIGDIIVASVKSATPGGVVKKGDVVKAVIVRTKKGIARKDGTYIRFDDNAAVIIKDDLQPRGTRIFGPVARELREKDFMKIISLAPEVL, encoded by the coding sequence ATGATACAGCCTCAAACAATATTAAAAGTTGCAGATAATACTGGTGCTAAAGAGATTATGTGTATACATTTGATGGGTGGTTCAACGAGAAAATTCTCTAATATAGGTGATATAATAGTTGCTTCTGTCAAAAGTGCAACACCCGGAGGTGTTGTAAAAAAAGGCGATGTAGTAAAAGCTGTCATAGTTAGAACAAAGAAAGGCATTGCCAGAAAAGATGGTACGTATATAAGATTTGATGACAACGCTGCTGTTATAATAAAAGACGATTTGCAGCCAAGAGGAACTCGTATATTTGGACCAGTTGCCAGAGAATTAAGGGAAAAAGACTTTATGAAGATAATTTCACTTGCACCGGAAGTTCTATAA
- the rpsQ gene encoding 30S ribosomal protein S17 has product MERGMRKVRIGKVVSNKMQKTIVVAVEDRIRHPLYNKIVRRTKKFKAHDENNQCNIGDIVKIMETRPLSKEKRWRLVEIIKKAE; this is encoded by the coding sequence TTGGAAAGAGGCATGAGAAAAGTTAGAATAGGAAAAGTCGTCAGCAACAAAATGCAGAAGACGATAGTTGTTGCTGTAGAAGATAGAATAAGACATCCACTGTACAACAAGATAGTAAGACGTACGAAGAAGTTTAAGGCACACGATGAAAACAATCAATGCAATATTGGAGATATAGTTAAGATAATGGAAACTAGGCCTTTAAGCAAAGAAAAAAGATGGAGGCTTGTTGAGATAATTAAAAAGGCAGAATGA
- the rpmC gene encoding 50S ribosomal protein L29, whose amino-acid sequence MKAKEIRELTDEELLQKLSDLKGELFNLRFQLATGQLDNPMRVRDVRKSIARIKTILRERELGKLNA is encoded by the coding sequence ATGAAGGCTAAAGAGATTAGAGAATTGACAGACGAAGAATTATTGCAGAAGCTTTCCGATTTAAAGGGAGAACTTTTTAACCTTAGGTTTCAACTTGCCACTGGACAATTAGACAATCCTATGAGAGTTAGAGATGTCAGAAAGTCTATAGCAAGAATAAAGACGATCTTAAGAGAAAGAGAACTTGGCAAGTTGAATGCATAG
- the rplP gene encoding 50S ribosomal protein L16, whose product MLMPKRVKYRKQQRGRIKGNATRGNTVTYGDYGLQALEGGWITAVQIEAARVAMTRYIKRGGKVWIKIFPDKPVTEKPAETRMGSGKGSPEYWVAVVKPGRVLFEIAGVNEDVAREALRLAKHKLPIKTKFVKREELGGEENEG is encoded by the coding sequence ATGTTGATGCCTAAGAGAGTAAAATACAGGAAACAGCAAAGAGGCAGGATAAAAGGCAACGCTACAAGAGGAAATACAGTAACCTATGGAGATTACGGTTTGCAAGCACTTGAGGGTGGCTGGATAACAGCAGTTCAAATAGAGGCTGCCAGGGTTGCTATGACAAGGTATATAAAGAGAGGCGGAAAAGTCTGGATAAAGATTTTCCCAGATAAACCTGTTACAGAAAAACCTGCAGAGACACGTATGGGTTCTGGCAAGGGATCACCTGAATACTGGGTAGCTGTAGTGAAGCCGGGAAGAGTGCTTTTTGAGATAGCTGGTGTAAATGAAGATGTTGCAAGGGAAGCTTTAAGATTAGCTAAGCACAAACTGCCTATAAAAACGAAGTTCGTAAAACGTGAAGAATTGGGTGGTGAAGAGAATGAAGGCTAA
- the rpsC gene encoding 30S ribosomal protein S3, producing the protein MGQKINPRGLRVGVSQDWYAKWFAKDKDFSDLLIEDIKIRDYIKNKIYASGVPKIEIERAANRIKIDVYTAKPGMVIGKGGAGIEELRQEIEKMTNKKVVINIVEVKNPELDAQLVAENIASQLERRISFRRAMKQSIARAMKQGAKGIKIACSGRLAGAEIARTERYHEGVVPLQTLRANIDYGFAEANTTYGKIGVKVWINKGEILPQPKKQVTAEGGK; encoded by the coding sequence ATGGGTCAAAAGATTAATCCTCGTGGCTTAAGAGTTGGTGTTTCACAAGATTGGTATGCAAAATGGTTTGCAAAGGATAAAGATTTTAGCGATCTTTTGATTGAAGATATAAAGATAAGAGACTATATAAAGAATAAAATTTATGCATCGGGTGTGCCGAAAATCGAAATAGAAAGAGCAGCTAATAGGATAAAGATTGATGTTTATACTGCAAAGCCTGGCATGGTAATAGGAAAAGGCGGAGCAGGTATAGAAGAATTGAGACAAGAAATCGAAAAAATGACGAATAAAAAAGTCGTCATAAACATCGTTGAGGTAAAAAATCCAGAGTTGGATGCACAGCTAGTGGCTGAAAACATAGCTTCACAATTAGAAAGAAGAATTTCATTCAGACGTGCAATGAAGCAATCTATAGCGAGAGCAATGAAACAAGGTGCTAAGGGTATAAAGATTGCGTGTTCAGGAAGATTGGCTGGAGCTGAAATTGCTCGTACTGAAAGATACCATGAAGGGGTTGTGCCACTACAGACATTAAGAGCTAACATTGATTATGGATTTGCGGAAGCAAATACAACATATGGCAAGATCGGCGTTAAAGTTTGGATTAACAAAGGAGAGATATTGCCACAGCCGAAGAAACAGGTAACAGCGGAAGGAGGCAAATAA